Proteins co-encoded in one Enterobacter sp. R4-368 genomic window:
- a CDS encoding transcriptional regulator, with protein MYWIINDNIEFRPGMKRLSSVNNPEMNVTLTSPASRCLLLLLEASPDIVLQQDFFKKVWEEEGMLVPTNTLYQNISIVRRGLRAVGETDRRLIATIPRKGFQIDDSVKISRRNDNEPATPFAISTANYQTTHNIPEELDYPKDDVLNEQDLHAETDTHAIKKKKSFATSNGLFAASASFIAGLLVVYLTWNISNDAAFFESYTFIEKEDGCHFYTKDDSHDNNEYYMKYKSLIKDSGLNCKNYPWVYFPTSPTSPSLAALVCKNKFSTTSSPGCISLLIRGVNGD; from the coding sequence ATGTACTGGATTATCAACGACAACATAGAATTCAGACCGGGAATGAAAAGACTGTCATCGGTAAATAATCCCGAAATGAACGTTACTCTAACCTCCCCAGCCAGCCGTTGCCTTCTCTTACTGCTTGAAGCATCTCCGGATATTGTGCTGCAACAAGATTTTTTTAAGAAAGTTTGGGAAGAGGAAGGAATGTTAGTTCCAACGAATACGCTCTATCAGAATATATCTATTGTTCGTCGTGGGCTGCGTGCCGTAGGTGAAACAGACAGAAGACTTATTGCAACCATTCCCCGGAAAGGTTTTCAGATAGATGACAGCGTAAAAATCTCCAGACGAAACGATAACGAACCTGCTACACCTTTTGCTATTTCTACTGCCAATTATCAAACAACTCACAACATTCCTGAAGAGCTTGATTATCCAAAGGATGATGTACTGAATGAGCAAGATCTTCATGCTGAGACAGACACTCATGCAATTAAGAAAAAGAAGTCGTTTGCAACCTCGAATGGACTTTTTGCTGCTTCAGCCTCATTTATCGCAGGCCTGCTCGTCGTTTACCTGACATGGAACATTAGTAACGATGCTGCTTTTTTTGAAAGTTATACGTTCATTGAAAAGGAAGATGGTTGCCATTTTTACACTAAAGATGATAGCCATGATAACAATGAATATTACATGAAATATAAATCTCTTATTAAAGACTCTGGTTTGAATTGTAAAAATTACCCCTGGGTCTATTTCCCAACTTCACCTACCTCGCCATCTCTCGCTGCTTTAGTCTGCAAGAATAAATTTTCGACAACATCATCACCAGGGTGCATTTCACTTTTAATCAGGGGAGTAAACGGTGACTAA
- a CDS encoding ShlB/FhaC/HecB family hemolysin secretion/activation protein: MKIKFYFLAFILLCSIRAHADTQLERLAKDQKKNDNNIAQENQIDKKDVFSKLKDKNIIEFELPSEKGCYPISELILENEFLDNKTIRNIKDEVSNSCLGTKGIEYIATYLQDYYIKAGYVTTRVDIPVQNLKAKKLQLKILAGRIDKVIIENDDIRSWILPFTSGDILNLRDIEQGLENLQKVPGVDVKINIVPGSRYGRSDIVINTNRKKLWNIRSTYNDWGDRSTGKMLTGISGYLYNSAKLGDLFYLAGTSSTTGQYKSISAFYSLPVGFWDYELFYSSSMSRQRVGLSYWDLDYEGKNQYLSLKGTRTLFRNMDKKITGNIELLRRKSTYQLGGVDLALQERDMSNLRLGLTFKKNFQDATLESSISWQRFMTWLGGEKTPDMVSGDVSTESQLFNLTTNYVKWFNGEYLHYYYELNVGAQFSPAPLTLQDQFTIGNRWNVRGFETSTGLDGNKGYYIQNTLHFLFGNYSSELYIGADYGQISDEIYPQNTFDGKRIVGTTLGVKGTVKSLGYDISFSVPLMYPTGLVEDQFISNFNVTYQL, from the coding sequence ATGAAAATCAAATTTTACTTTTTAGCTTTCATTTTGCTATGTAGTATTCGTGCACATGCTGATACTCAGCTGGAACGACTAGCCAAAGATCAGAAAAAAAATGATAATAACATCGCCCAGGAAAATCAGATTGATAAAAAAGATGTTTTCTCTAAGCTTAAAGACAAAAACATTATCGAATTTGAATTACCCTCTGAAAAAGGCTGTTACCCTATATCAGAACTTATCTTAGAAAACGAATTTTTGGATAATAAAACCATTCGAAATATAAAAGATGAGGTCTCTAACAGTTGTCTTGGGACGAAAGGTATTGAGTATATTGCGACCTATTTGCAGGATTATTATATAAAGGCTGGATATGTAACAACACGAGTGGATATCCCTGTACAAAATTTAAAGGCAAAAAAATTACAGCTGAAAATTTTAGCAGGAAGGATCGATAAAGTGATCATTGAAAATGACGATATCAGAAGTTGGATCCTGCCTTTTACATCAGGTGATATTCTTAATCTGCGAGATATTGAACAAGGGCTGGAGAACTTACAGAAGGTGCCTGGCGTTGATGTAAAGATTAATATCGTGCCTGGAAGTCGCTACGGCCGTAGCGATATTGTTATCAATACTAATCGTAAAAAATTATGGAATATCAGATCGACATACAATGACTGGGGCGACAGAAGCACAGGAAAGATGCTTACTGGTATTTCAGGCTATTTGTACAACTCTGCAAAGCTTGGCGATCTTTTCTATTTGGCTGGTACCAGCAGTACAACAGGTCAATATAAAAGCATCAGTGCTTTTTATAGCTTACCAGTAGGTTTTTGGGATTATGAACTTTTCTACAGTAGCAGTATGTCTCGCCAGCGTGTTGGGCTGAGTTATTGGGATTTAGACTATGAAGGAAAAAATCAATACCTTAGTTTGAAAGGAACCCGAACTCTTTTTCGCAACATGGATAAAAAAATAACAGGGAATATAGAATTATTAAGGCGTAAATCTACCTATCAATTAGGTGGCGTAGATTTAGCACTGCAAGAACGAGATATGAGCAATCTGCGCCTTGGACTAACTTTTAAAAAAAATTTCCAGGATGCGACACTAGAATCCTCCATTAGCTGGCAACGTTTTATGACTTGGCTGGGTGGTGAAAAAACGCCGGATATGGTGTCAGGGGACGTGAGTACGGAAAGCCAACTTTTTAATCTGACTACAAATTATGTGAAATGGTTCAACGGTGAGTATTTACACTATTATTATGAATTGAATGTGGGTGCTCAATTTTCGCCAGCACCGTTAACATTACAAGATCAATTTACAATAGGTAATCGTTGGAACGTTAGAGGGTTTGAAACCAGCACAGGATTAGATGGCAATAAAGGGTACTATATTCAGAATACATTACATTTCCTTTTTGGGAATTACAGCTCTGAGTTATATATAGGCGCGGATTATGGTCAGATTTCTGATGAAATATACCCACAAAATACTTTTGATGGGAAAAGGATAGTTGGAACAACTCTTGGGGTTAAAGGAACTGTTAAATCACTCGGATATGATATCTCTTTTTCAGTTCCTTTAATGTACCCGACTGGTCTGGTTGAAGATCAATTTATATCTAATTTTAATGTAACTTATCAACTGTAA
- the acpS gene encoding holo-ACP synthase, which yields MSIGTDIVEVERITNAINNGGKFFLQRVFTKKEIMKINANEPDFERATGFWAAKESIVKALGCGFRNGVCFKDIEINHDEFGCPSFLFTGRLGEVIKENGVINVSLSISHCRTHAVAVSLVNSMACNGNV from the coding sequence ATAAGTATCGGTACTGATATCGTTGAAGTGGAACGGATCACCAACGCGATTAACAATGGCGGCAAGTTTTTTTTACAACGCGTATTTACAAAAAAAGAGATAATGAAAATTAATGCAAATGAACCGGATTTTGAAAGGGCAACCGGATTTTGGGCCGCTAAAGAATCAATTGTTAAAGCGCTTGGTTGTGGGTTTCGGAATGGGGTGTGCTTTAAAGATATTGAGATAAATCATGATGAATTTGGCTGCCCCTCTTTTTTATTTACTGGAAGATTGGGTGAGGTAATAAAGGAAAACGGTGTTATTAATGTGTCACTTAGCATATCGCATTGTCGCACTCATGCCGTAGCAGTATCTCTTGTTAACTCAATGGCGTGTAATGGAAATGTATAA
- a CDS encoding SDR family NAD(P)-dependent oxidoreductase, with protein MYKYNDLKGKTVLISGASGDIGIAICEKFLEQGCEVYALYNTNADRLDDLKETNTAGQRLNILQCDIADSEKVAILMEYLNAKVTKIDVLVNNAGIVKDSLFASMTFEDFSTVIDTNMLSTFRLTKEALMLLRCSETPAIINVSSIAAVIPSIGQVNYSASKGALLGFTRTLAAELAPRGVRVNAVAPGMIESRMVKKVSRTVVREVTNSIPLKRLGKCQEVANTIVFLSSSAASYIVGQTIVIDGGLVMR; from the coding sequence ATGTATAAATATAATGATCTAAAAGGCAAAACAGTTTTAATATCAGGAGCCAGTGGCGACATCGGCATTGCCATCTGCGAAAAATTTCTGGAACAAGGTTGTGAAGTTTATGCATTGTATAATACAAATGCGGATCGTTTAGACGATTTAAAAGAAACTAACACCGCAGGGCAAAGATTAAATATATTGCAATGTGATATAGCTGATTCTGAAAAGGTGGCTATATTGATGGAATATTTGAATGCTAAAGTCACAAAGATTGATGTATTAGTGAATAACGCAGGCATTGTTAAAGACAGTCTTTTTGCCTCAATGACTTTTGAGGATTTTAGTACTGTTATTGATACAAATATGCTGAGCACTTTCAGATTAACGAAGGAAGCTTTAATGCTGCTGCGATGTTCTGAAACTCCAGCGATTATCAATGTTTCTTCTATAGCAGCAGTAATTCCAAGTATAGGCCAGGTTAATTACAGTGCTTCAAAAGGCGCTTTGCTCGGTTTTACCAGAACATTAGCCGCAGAATTAGCTCCTCGGGGTGTGCGAGTGAATGCTGTTGCTCCTGGAATGATTGAATCGAGGATGGTAAAGAAAGTTTCTCGTACTGTAGTGCGCGAGGTAACGAACTCAATCCCTTTGAAGCGTCTGGGAAAGTGTCAGGAAGTGGCGAATACAATTGTTTTTTTAAGTTCTTCTGCCGCCAGTTATATTGTTGGCCAGACCATCGTGATCGATGGCGGTCTGGTAATGCGGTGA
- a CDS encoding 3-hydroxyacyl-ACP dehydratase FabZ family protein, whose translation MSRYSIPSKIFLEMGGWRQPLLMVDRIDDYKYGENGYVQIVKHITYNEPYLLGHFPDDPIMPGVLIAEIFGQASEYFSFITDVCDIYFEKFGIELKNLRDIYAKIHQQELLDIIRARRSQVRGVLAAQNLKFKDIAYPGDTIEVTSKLAFSDPTGFMHYSVTANVGKKLISQGTIINYREAKYTINGT comes from the coding sequence ATGTCCAGATATTCTATTCCTTCTAAAATTTTTCTTGAGATGGGCGGATGGCGACAGCCCTTACTAATGGTCGACAGAATAGATGATTATAAATATGGGGAAAATGGGTATGTGCAGATCGTAAAACATATTACATATAACGAACCCTATTTACTTGGCCACTTTCCTGATGACCCTATCATGCCCGGTGTTCTCATTGCAGAGATATTTGGTCAGGCAAGTGAGTATTTTTCATTTATTACTGATGTATGCGATATTTATTTTGAAAAGTTTGGCATCGAATTGAAAAACTTACGAGATATTTATGCGAAGATCCATCAGCAAGAATTGTTGGATATTATTAGGGCAAGGCGCTCACAAGTGCGCGGCGTATTAGCAGCACAGAATTTAAAGTTTAAAGATATTGCTTATCCAGGCGATACGATTGAGGTTACAAGCAAGTTGGCGTTTTCAGATCCAACTGGGTTTATGCACTATTCCGTGACGGCTAACGTTGGTAAAAAATTGATTAGCCAAGGAACAATAATTAACTACCGTGAAGCGAAATATACCATTAATGGAACATAA
- a CDS encoding phosphopantetheine-binding protein, with protein sequence MTTMHDNIQERKDVLFTIKTEIIQRLNIQRDETQIDDDTPLFGNGLKLDSVDATEIIVLLDKVFDIQVSEGDDPSYMRSINNLATFVITKKRA encoded by the coding sequence ATGACAACTATGCATGATAATATCCAGGAGCGTAAAGATGTACTTTTCACAATTAAAACGGAAATCATCCAGCGATTAAATATTCAACGAGATGAAACGCAAATTGATGACGATACGCCATTATTTGGTAACGGCTTAAAGTTGGATTCAGTAGACGCGACCGAAATTATTGTTTTGCTTGATAAGGTCTTTGATATACAAGTAAGTGAAGGAGACGATCCTTCTTATATGCGTAGCATTAATAATTTGGCAACATTTGTTATTACAAAAAAACGTGCCTGA
- a CDS encoding aminomethyltransferase family protein, whose product MKSLNDLHLENNARMGIYNKRTVPVAYHDLAIEYKAVRENALLVDYSHMAIVSVMGDDAWALVNHMASADISIIRDEQGIYSLVLNEDGTIRGDIYVLCTPDGYYILSENIPAPELIERLTSILESDEALDIVERPEIKSMADSGWGAIMLEGPYSWEVMSEIYGYDIIGLPYFEYINEADDLIIFRCGKHGEFAYMAIGEESSLVKLWETILSIGEKYELKTGGIQYQDIVRLENTGWDENIFSVYSQNPIELQMQWAIQYDKENFIGKSVIEPQSHNLAERKLIGMLPTAECSGINSDDKVLVEGKEVGVIVKSAFSPALQSFIALALIDNDYALADLPGFEILTAEKHIPARTKSVPFLYNLSMLINPAEHSFIDPSKSKRIV is encoded by the coding sequence ATGAAGTCTCTTAATGACTTGCATTTGGAAAACAATGCCAGGATGGGCATTTATAATAAGCGCACAGTTCCTGTAGCATATCATGATCTCGCCATTGAATATAAAGCAGTCAGAGAAAATGCACTGCTTGTCGATTATTCTCATATGGCTATCGTTAGCGTAATGGGAGATGATGCATGGGCTTTGGTAAATCATATGGCCTCAGCTGATATCTCAATTATTCGCGATGAGCAAGGTATCTATTCGTTGGTATTAAATGAGGATGGTACCATCCGCGGGGACATATATGTTCTCTGTACCCCGGACGGTTATTACATCCTTTCAGAAAACATCCCGGCACCGGAGTTAATTGAGCGCCTTACATCAATTTTAGAGAGCGATGAAGCACTCGATATTGTTGAACGCCCGGAGATTAAGTCTATGGCAGATAGCGGTTGGGGCGCTATTATGCTGGAAGGGCCTTACTCCTGGGAAGTTATGTCAGAAATATATGGCTACGACATTATTGGCTTACCTTACTTTGAGTACATTAATGAGGCCGATGACCTGATCATTTTCCGCTGTGGGAAGCATGGCGAATTTGCATATATGGCCATTGGGGAGGAGTCTTCCCTGGTAAAATTATGGGAAACCATCCTTTCAATTGGTGAAAAATACGAATTAAAAACAGGTGGCATCCAATACCAGGATATTGTTCGTCTTGAGAATACCGGGTGGGATGAAAATATTTTTTCCGTCTATAGCCAAAACCCGATTGAGTTGCAAATGCAGTGGGCAATTCAATACGATAAAGAAAATTTTATTGGCAAGTCAGTGATTGAGCCACAGTCCCATAATCTGGCTGAGCGTAAACTCATTGGTATGCTCCCGACTGCAGAGTGCAGTGGAATTAATTCTGATGATAAAGTTTTAGTAGAGGGGAAAGAGGTTGGTGTTATTGTAAAATCCGCTTTTTCCCCTGCGTTACAATCTTTTATCGCGCTGGCTTTGATTGACAATGATTATGCTTTAGCGGATCTCCCAGGGTTTGAAATTTTAACGGCAGAAAAACATATTCCAGCGAGAACAAAAAGCGTCCCTTTTTTATATAACTTAAGTATGCTCATCAATCCGGCTGAACATAGTTTTATTGATCCGTCAAAGTCAAAGCGAATTGTGTAA
- a CDS encoding beta-ketoacyl-[acyl-carrier-protein] synthase family protein, whose amino-acid sequence MKTNRKRVVITGMGILSSLAETIEDFKQALFDKKNGVGNSERFATWFENARAAEVLQEIDYSELPENIIHSLDNAALWAYKVGKDALTQAGLIGNKACLDDTGLIVGVSSAGTEAFLPIFEQRMDDFSLRKAIYSGGFSSCCSSVSTLLGLKGGGELVATACTASPNAIGMAFDYIQNGKSKTMLAVGTEPIYLPTFAGFYALNVMHPSTCTPFSGQSGMSIGEGAGAMVLEDYEHAIARGAKIYGEILSYATSCDAYHETGPDPRASGAVQVMLKAMENAGVKPEQIDYVNAHGTGTEANDRIETLAMKKVFPDNDHLLVSSTKSYFGHNIGAAGIVELIACLVTLPENKVLPTLNFSIARPNCDLDYVANEFREKEINIFMKNNYAFGGNNCCMVVSTKPGTVPVSQYDSKRVAITGVGAVTAIGHTVNDILHNVWQKNHVPVLGGVTFPDDTLAEARELLRVLVATNQLEEIFGDEAAMSTGTFPEQEPDFKTFQIMGLEPRKHLRRFDARKATRGGTFALVALSESLNMAKRKIKRDGEELGMIMGMSRGPQETTYKYLQSLKPDPRKVSTSEFPGSLMNSIATFCGISEGIKGYTTTLATGENAALGALTYGYEIIRQNLQPHVIVGGADEYFPSLSLYMDALTQKIHMTSDVNDYQIYGEEPKGFIPGEGACMLLLEDPDAAVARGAEVMAEIAGYGKSSSNSYFDASLLSEKSSAMSLAIERALDDAGVSAADIDLVCGTSNGSKENSQIEIDAIYSVFQRENPRVPVVNYNAYFGFVASSAGLLNLLVVIDCIKKQSVPAIPYTQAFFDSRINFVRSPQNLTLKHVLLVGATEGGNYYAFVIKE is encoded by the coding sequence GTGAAAACGAACAGGAAACGCGTTGTAATTACAGGTATGGGGATTTTGTCATCCCTGGCCGAAACTATTGAAGATTTTAAACAGGCGCTCTTTGATAAAAAAAATGGTGTCGGCAACAGTGAGCGGTTTGCAACGTGGTTTGAAAATGCCCGTGCAGCTGAAGTCCTTCAGGAAATAGATTATTCAGAGCTCCCTGAAAATATTATCCACTCTTTGGATAACGCTGCATTATGGGCATACAAAGTGGGCAAGGATGCGCTGACTCAGGCCGGGCTTATTGGTAATAAAGCCTGCCTTGATGATACAGGATTAATTGTCGGCGTTTCTTCCGCCGGAACTGAAGCGTTTCTGCCAATTTTTGAGCAGAGAATGGATGATTTCTCGCTCCGCAAGGCTATTTATTCGGGGGGATTTTCTTCCTGCTGCTCAAGTGTTTCGACACTCTTAGGTCTCAAAGGTGGCGGGGAGTTGGTGGCAACGGCCTGTACAGCCAGCCCTAACGCGATCGGTATGGCTTTTGACTATATCCAAAATGGTAAGAGTAAGACCATGCTGGCTGTCGGTACAGAACCTATCTACCTGCCAACGTTTGCTGGGTTTTACGCATTGAACGTGATGCATCCCAGCACCTGCACTCCCTTTTCAGGTCAGTCCGGCATGTCTATCGGTGAAGGTGCTGGTGCGATGGTACTGGAGGATTATGAACATGCCATCGCACGCGGAGCCAAAATTTACGGTGAAATTCTCTCTTACGCAACCTCCTGCGATGCCTACCACGAAACGGGTCCGGACCCGCGAGCTAGTGGCGCGGTACAGGTCATGCTTAAAGCCATGGAGAATGCTGGTGTAAAACCGGAACAAATTGATTACGTCAATGCACACGGTACGGGTACAGAAGCGAATGACCGTATTGAAACGCTGGCGATGAAGAAAGTGTTTCCTGATAACGATCATTTGCTTGTCAGTTCAACAAAATCTTATTTCGGCCATAACATTGGCGCTGCAGGCATTGTTGAGCTTATCGCTTGTCTGGTAACGCTGCCTGAAAATAAAGTTTTACCGACTCTCAACTTCTCAATTGCGCGCCCAAATTGCGACCTGGACTATGTCGCTAATGAGTTTCGAGAAAAAGAAATTAACATTTTTATGAAAAATAACTATGCATTTGGTGGAAATAACTGCTGCATGGTGGTGAGTACAAAACCAGGGACAGTGCCGGTCAGTCAATATGACAGTAAGCGTGTGGCTATTACTGGCGTAGGAGCTGTAACGGCGATTGGTCACACGGTTAATGATATTTTGCACAATGTCTGGCAAAAAAATCACGTACCCGTGTTAGGTGGTGTCACGTTTCCTGATGACACCCTGGCAGAAGCGCGGGAATTACTGAGAGTGCTGGTTGCCACAAATCAACTCGAAGAAATTTTTGGCGATGAAGCTGCCATGAGCACCGGAACGTTTCCGGAACAGGAGCCGGATTTTAAAACCTTTCAGATAATGGGGCTGGAGCCGCGTAAACATTTGCGCCGTTTTGATGCCCGAAAGGCAACGCGTGGCGGGACGTTTGCGCTTGTTGCGCTGTCTGAATCGTTGAATATGGCGAAACGTAAAATAAAACGTGATGGCGAAGAGCTCGGTATGATCATGGGGATGTCTCGTGGCCCTCAGGAGACAACCTATAAATATTTGCAGAGCCTGAAACCCGATCCGCGGAAAGTCAGCACCTCAGAGTTTCCTGGCTCGCTAATGAATTCGATCGCCACTTTCTGCGGCATTTCTGAAGGCATTAAAGGCTATACCACCACACTTGCTACCGGCGAGAATGCGGCGCTCGGCGCATTAACTTATGGTTATGAGATTATCCGGCAAAACCTGCAACCTCATGTGATAGTGGGCGGCGCTGATGAATATTTCCCCTCGCTGTCTCTTTATATGGATGCGCTAACACAGAAAATCCATATGACCTCTGATGTCAATGATTATCAAATCTATGGCGAGGAGCCAAAGGGATTCATTCCCGGCGAAGGTGCGTGCATGTTATTACTGGAAGACCCGGATGCGGCAGTTGCGCGTGGTGCCGAGGTGATGGCAGAAATTGCTGGCTACGGTAAATCCAGCAGTAATAGCTACTTTGATGCATCGTTATTGAGTGAAAAATCGTCAGCAATGTCTCTGGCAATTGAGCGCGCACTTGATGATGCCGGTGTCAGTGCAGCAGATATCGATTTGGTTTGCGGCACCAGTAATGGCAGTAAAGAAAATTCGCAAATTGAAATCGACGCTATCTACAGCGTCTTCCAGAGAGAGAATCCACGGGTTCCGGTCGTTAACTATAACGCTTATTTCGGGTTCGTTGCTTCATCGGCCGGGTTGCTCAATCTTTTAGTTGTCATTGATTGTATTAAAAAGCAATCAGTGCCGGCCATTCCTTATACGCAAGCGTTCTTCGACTCACGTATAAACTTCGTACGGAGTCCTCAAAATTTAACGCTTAAGCATGTGTTGCTGGTCGGGGCAACAGAAGGTGGAAACTATTATGCATTTGTTATTAAGGAATAG
- a CDS encoding beta-ketoacyl synthase has protein sequence MDNAAIIAGYSLHLPFAENYSELINNLRAGKRVNETYWFASEEVALKCGFKANKRVAKLEQRDDSPLALLYRLIDDALARANLDKSALTGERVRVYLTGLGPRVDGIDYKSFYDHNDVEDLKCSPSISRLHAKNMSQDELSYNIAHKYGLNYLPPNLHCTSNSSLTAVHLGCQAIDNDGADLVCVINCSKIKTQDIWFLENQSMLDSESVQPFGQNSRSVLFSEGFGVILLESKKHRQARGLNDGVRLKSAYAQISASRSNDSAWLSSNIIKVISKILDEANIGLGDLCAIIPHGNGSLNSDKAEAKAIAMLSDKQPVPVLAYKGQLGYTTTGSGIVDLIIGEHSLRQGELLTPVSNDDIIEEIASQLLTDIGAIKHEKKHLLKTGLGVDGSIIGVVMSDTRV, from the coding sequence ATGGATAATGCGGCTATCATTGCAGGCTACAGTCTACATTTACCCTTTGCTGAAAATTATAGTGAATTAATAAATAATCTTCGTGCTGGTAAGCGTGTTAATGAAACTTATTGGTTTGCTTCTGAAGAAGTAGCGCTGAAATGTGGGTTTAAAGCGAATAAGCGCGTCGCAAAGCTGGAGCAAAGAGATGATAGCCCATTAGCGTTACTATATCGATTAATCGATGATGCACTGGCACGGGCTAATCTTGACAAAAGCGCGCTTACAGGTGAAAGGGTAAGGGTATATTTAACCGGGTTAGGGCCACGTGTTGATGGCATAGACTATAAATCCTTTTATGACCATAATGATGTTGAGGATCTAAAATGTTCACCATCAATAAGTCGTCTTCATGCTAAAAATATGTCGCAGGACGAACTTTCCTATAATATTGCGCATAAATATGGATTAAACTATCTTCCGCCTAATTTACATTGCACAAGTAATTCATCATTAACTGCGGTTCATCTTGGTTGCCAGGCGATTGATAATGACGGGGCAGATCTTGTTTGCGTAATTAATTGTTCAAAAATTAAAACGCAGGATATCTGGTTTCTTGAAAACCAATCAATGCTTGATAGCGAATCAGTACAGCCATTTGGTCAAAATAGCAGATCAGTTTTATTTTCAGAGGGATTCGGCGTCATATTACTCGAGAGCAAAAAACATCGGCAGGCCAGAGGATTAAACGATGGGGTGCGGCTCAAATCTGCATATGCGCAAATTAGCGCGAGCCGCAGTAATGATTCAGCCTGGTTAAGCTCTAATATTATTAAAGTAATCAGTAAAATATTAGATGAAGCAAATATTGGTCTCGGTGACTTATGCGCAATTATTCCTCATGGCAATGGTTCGTTAAACAGTGATAAAGCAGAAGCCAAAGCAATCGCAATGCTTTCAGACAAGCAACCTGTTCCTGTTCTCGCTTATAAAGGACAACTGGGTTACACCACAACAGGCTCAGGGATCGTCGATTTGATTATTGGTGAACATTCCCTTCGCCAAGGCGAATTACTTACTCCGGTAAGTAACGATGATATTATTGAAGAGATAGCAAGTCAGCTGTTGACGGATATCGGTGCCATTAAACATGAAAAAAAACATTTGCTGAAGACGGGCCTTGGTGTTGATGGGTCAATTATCGGTGTTGTCATGTCAGATACCCGTGTTTGA
- a CDS encoding ABC transporter ATP-binding protein — protein sequence MSNTIKEVPAIFMQDIYKHFGSGENKVDALKNINLEINKGEFVALCGPSGSGKSTLLNILSGIDTPSGGTVMFLNHVLNEMPEKQLAYVRSKYLGFIFQFFNLIPVLSVFDNVFYPLILNAHFNKKEAKERALHFLDSVGLGHLVDRKPGQLSGGQQQRVAIARALAHDPKVVVADEPTGNLDLTTGEAILDLLMKINQQTGTTFVISTHSTQLRDRAGRVIEIKDGVLVHGSGA from the coding sequence ATGAGCAACACAATAAAAGAAGTTCCAGCAATATTTATGCAGGATATTTATAAGCATTTTGGTTCTGGTGAAAATAAGGTTGATGCGCTTAAAAATATTAACCTTGAAATTAATAAAGGTGAGTTTGTGGCGCTGTGTGGGCCTTCCGGTAGTGGGAAAAGCACGTTGCTCAATATCCTTTCTGGCATCGATACGCCATCCGGGGGGACTGTCATGTTTCTTAATCATGTTCTTAATGAAATGCCCGAAAAACAGTTGGCGTATGTACGAAGCAAGTACTTAGGATTTATTTTCCAGTTTTTTAACCTCATTCCGGTACTCAGTGTTTTTGATAACGTTTTTTATCCACTTATTCTGAATGCACATTTCAATAAGAAAGAAGCAAAAGAGCGCGCTTTACATTTCCTGGACAGCGTGGGGCTCGGCCATTTAGTTGATCGAAAACCTGGTCAGTTATCGGGAGGGCAGCAGCAGCGCGTTGCGATCGCCCGCGCGCTTGCGCATGATCCCAAAGTCGTCGTCGCCGATGAACCGACCGGCAATCTGGACTTAACAACAGGGGAAGCCATTTTAGATTTGTTAATGAAAATAAATCAGCAGACCGGCACCACATTTGTTATTTCCACGCATTCAACCCAGCTTAGAGACAGGGCCGGGAGGGTAATTGAAATTAAAGATGGAGTGTTAGTACATGGCTCAGGTGCATAA